One part of the Lycorma delicatula isolate Av1 chromosome 7, ASM4794821v1, whole genome shotgun sequence genome encodes these proteins:
- the LOC142327623 gene encoding low molecular weight phosphotyrosine protein phosphatase 1-like: MTSGAKNSALFICLGNICRSPIAAAVFKHVAKEMGVADNWNVDSAAIGSWHVGNPADPRAQKTLKNHDIDPKHSARQIKTSDFNQYDYIFGMDEENMKALKRMAPSNSKAKLCLLGSFDPNGEKIIRDPYYDNDDIGFEKCYEQCLRSCKGFLEQDYGS, encoded by the coding sequence ATGACCAGTGGTGCAAAAAATAGCGCATTATTTATTTGTCTTGGTAATATATGCAGATCACCGATAGCAGCAGCAGTATTTAAACATGTTGCCAAAGAAATGGGAGTTGCTGACAATTGGAATGTAGACAGTGCTGCGATAGGATCGTGGCATGTTGGCAATCCTGCCGATCCTCGTgctcaaaaaacattaaaaaatcatgacATAGATCCTAAACATTCTGCAAGACAaataaaaacttcagattttAATCAGTATGATTATATATTTGGTATGGATGAAGAAAATATGAAAGCACTTAAAAGAATGGCTCCTTCTAATAGTAAGGCTAAACTCTGTTTACTGGGTTCATTTGATCCAAATGGTGAAAAAATAATCAGGGATCCTTATTATGATAATGATGATATtggttttgaaaaatgttatgaacaatGTTTAAGATCTTGTAAAGGATTCCTTGAACAGGATTATGgaagttaa